A segment of the Actinomycetota bacterium genome:
GGAGGCGGCGGAGGGACTGGCGGTCGCCAAGTCCGAGCACCCGGACGTGATCCTCTTGGACGTGATGATGCCGGGGATCAGCGGCTGGGAGGCCTTGGAGCGCCTGAAGGCGGACCCCGACACCAAAGGCATCCCCGTTCTGATGTGCACGGTGCTGGCCGAGGCGCGGTTTCTGGCCCAAGCGGCCGAGCATGGCGCTGCAGGCTACATCCGCAAGCCGTTTATGCCGGACGCGGTCACGCGGACGCTGCGCGGAATCCTGGAGTCGGGGTCGAAATACTCGCCGGCGGACCCGGGGACGGCCGGACCGGAAACTCCCGGCGGGGGGATCGGCTCGGAGACCACGACCGCCTGAGAGGCCGCTGCGGTTCGCGGCGGCGGCCGGCGTCAGGTGGCTGGCGCCGAAGCCTTTCTGAGCGCCTTGGCCAGCCGTGACTTCTTCCGCGCGGCCTTGTTGGGGTGGATGACACCCTTGCCCGCGGCCTTGTCCAGCCGCTTCTGCAGGGTCTGGAACTCGGCCTCCGCCGCATCGGTGGCGGCCGTCTGCCGGACGCGCTTCTCGGCCGTCTTGAGCTCCGAGCGCACGCCC
Coding sequences within it:
- a CDS encoding response regulator encodes the protein MISQRTVLLVDDETDVTEVLAFSLRRDGFRVLVASEAAEGLAVAKSEHPDVILLDVMMPGISGWEALERLKADPDTKGIPVLMCTVLAEARFLAQAAEHGAAGYIRKPFMPDAVTRTLRGILESGSKYSPADPGTAGPETPGGGIGSETTTA
- the rpsT gene encoding 30S ribosomal protein S20, with protein sequence MPRSRTVLKRQRQTEVRRVRNKGVRSELKTAEKRVRQTAATDAAEAEFQTLQKRLDKAAGKGVIHPNKAARKKSRLAKALRKASAPAT